A window of Desulfonauticus submarinus contains these coding sequences:
- a CDS encoding NfeD family protein — protein sequence MSNKFLKVWLLSLIVVFCFSWQVRAEVILNIPLQGTVSPAMEKILDQGFKQALKEKAKCVILTLDTPGGLVSSMRKIVKKILNFPLPVVVYVSPRGAHAASAGVFLVASADIAVMAPQTTLGAATPIQMQGKDINTTLRKKIEQDLLSLLSTLCARRNRNIKIYESFILQSKSITAKEAVLNKVIDFIAVSQQDLIAQLNSLQLEAKGKKIILDKNIQLKYFNPSWFAKFLSYLLHPQIAYLLFLGGLLGLFFEISQPGVVLPGVIGSICLVLGLYALSILPTNIAGILLIFLGIVFFILEIKITSFGLLGIAGMVCLIFGSYFFYDTSSDLLTWNWSKFGYGLIGMGLILGSIVWLVAKAQVKEIQEPIPIGEEGEVVVWENKQGQIKVRGELWKAESTVELKPKERVKVIGHKGLTLNIIKKEE from the coding sequence ATGAGTAACAAATTTTTAAAAGTATGGCTGTTAAGTTTAATTGTTGTTTTTTGTTTTTCTTGGCAAGTTAGAGCTGAGGTAATTTTAAATATTCCTTTGCAAGGAACTGTTTCTCCTGCAATGGAGAAAATATTGGATCAAGGTTTTAAGCAAGCCTTAAAAGAAAAGGCCAAGTGCGTTATTTTAACTTTGGACACTCCAGGTGGTTTAGTTTCTTCGATGCGTAAAATAGTAAAAAAGATTTTAAATTTTCCTTTGCCTGTGGTGGTTTATGTTAGTCCTAGAGGTGCTCATGCTGCTTCTGCAGGAGTTTTTTTAGTTGCTAGTGCAGATATAGCAGTAATGGCCCCGCAAACTACTTTAGGGGCGGCTACACCTATTCAAATGCAGGGAAAAGATATTAATACAACTTTGCGGAAAAAAATTGAGCAAGATTTACTAAGTTTACTTAGTACCTTGTGTGCAAGAAGAAATAGAAATATAAAAATATATGAATCTTTTATTTTGCAAAGTAAAAGCATAACAGCAAAAGAAGCTGTGCTAAATAAAGTCATAGATTTTATCGCTGTTTCCCAACAAGACTTGATTGCGCAACTCAATTCTTTGCAACTAGAGGCAAAAGGTAAAAAAATTATTTTGGACAAAAATATACAGTTAAAATATTTTAATCCTTCTTGGTTTGCTAAATTTTTGAGTTATCTTTTACATCCTCAAATAGCTTATCTCTTATTTTTAGGAGGTTTGCTAGGTTTATTTTTTGAAATCTCTCAGCCAGGAGTGGTTTTGCCCGGTGTAATAGGTAGTATATGTTTAGTTTTAGGTCTTTATGCTCTTTCTATTTTACCTACTAATATTGCAGGTATTTTATTGATTTTTTTAGGCATAGTGTTTTTTATTTTGGAAATAAAAATTACTAGTTTTGGCTTATTAGGTATAGCTGGTATGGTTTGTTTAATTTTTGGTTCTTATTTTTTTTATGATACTTCTTCTGATCTTTTAACTTGGAATTGGTCAAAATTTGGCTATGGGTTAATTGGTATGGGATTAATTTTGGGTAGTATTGTATGGTTAGTTGCTAAGGCACAAGTAAAAGAAATTCAAGAACCAATTCCAATAGGTGAAGAAGGAGAGGTAGTGGTTTGGGAAAATAAACAAGGGCAAATAAAAGTAAGAGGGGAGTTATGGAAAGCAGAGTCTACAGTAGAACTTAAGCCTAAGGAACGAGTTAAAGTAATTGGCCATAAGGGTTTAACCTTAAACATTATTAAAAAGGAGGAATAA
- a CDS encoding slipin family protein, with product MFSLSLPLLILIFLIISSLRVLNEYERGVIFRLGRVLKPKGPGLILVFPIIDKLVRVDLRIVTLDVPHQDVITKDNVSIKVNAVVYYRVVDPQKVILEVEDYNFATSQLAQTTLRSVCGSVELDEILAHRDKINSIIQNILDEHTDAWGIKVTSVELKYIDLPQEMQRAMAKQAEAERERRAKIINAEGEFQAAQKLAEAAKIIGSEPQALQLRYLQTMREMAAEGRTTTVFPIPIDFVNLLKK from the coding sequence ATGTTTTCTCTTAGCTTACCTCTCCTGATTTTAATTTTTCTTATAATTTCTTCTTTGAGGGTTTTAAATGAATATGAAAGGGGAGTTATTTTTCGTTTGGGAAGAGTTTTAAAGCCAAAAGGCCCAGGATTGATTTTAGTTTTTCCAATTATAGATAAATTAGTAAGGGTAGATTTGCGTATTGTTACTTTAGATGTTCCTCATCAAGATGTAATTACAAAAGATAATGTATCAATAAAAGTAAATGCTGTTGTTTATTATAGAGTAGTTGATCCTCAAAAAGTTATTTTAGAAGTTGAAGATTATAATTTTGCTACTTCTCAGCTAGCCCAAACTACGCTTAGAAGTGTGTGTGGATCTGTAGAATTAGATGAAATTCTAGCGCATCGAGATAAAATAAATTCCATTATTCAAAACATACTAGATGAACATACAGATGCTTGGGGTATTAAAGTTACGAGCGTAGAATTAAAGTATATTGATTTGCCTCAAGAAATGCAAAGAGCTATGGCAAAACAAGCAGAGGCTGAAAGAGAAAGGCGAGCAAAGATTATTAACGCAGAAGGTGAGTTTCAAGCAGCACAAAAACTTGCTGAGGCAGCTAAAATTATTGGTTCTGAGCCTCAAGCTTTGCAGCTGCGTTATTTACAAACAATGCGTGAAATGGCTGCAGAGGGAAGAACTACAACTGTTTTTCCCATTCCTATAGATTTTGTTAATTTATTAAAAAAGTAA
- a CDS encoding cupin domain-containing protein, whose translation MKKFLLILVLVLGMGVGNSICPVWGAGTGNGIKVCTLAKTSFSWDGSKLPNYPTGQPQITILKISIQPGVKLCWHKHPVINAGVLLKGSLTVITEDHHVLHLKAGDPIVEVVNKWHYGLNEGTTPAEIIVFYAGVKNMPITIKK comes from the coding sequence ATGAAAAAATTTTTACTAATTTTAGTACTAGTTTTGGGAATGGGGGTAGGTAATTCTATTTGTCCTGTTTGGGGTGCAGGAACAGGAAATGGAATTAAAGTTTGTACTTTGGCCAAGACAAGTTTTTCTTGGGATGGCTCAAAACTTCCTAATTATCCTACGGGGCAACCACAAATTACTATTTTAAAGATAAGTATACAGCCAGGTGTTAAACTTTGTTGGCATAAGCATCCTGTTATTAATGCAGGAGTTTTGTTAAAGGGCAGTTTAACTGTTATTACAGAAGATCATCATGTTTTACATCTAAAAGCAGGAGACCCTATTGTAGAAGTTGTAAATAAATGGCATTATGGTCTAAATGAGGGCACAACTCCAGCAGAGATTATAGTTTTTTATGCAGGTGTTAAAAATATGCCCATCACGATTAAGAAGTGA
- a CDS encoding glycoside hydrolase family 3 protein, with the protein MKKIIILFLAVLVFYPIMCLAENNIKDLIANMIIIGFDGDRINGKEHFQRIFNGYTPGGVILFDRDYHHRDRVKNIRSPKQLKNLTKELRLYAGKPILIAVDQEGGKVARLKPRDGFNETSSAKWIGEHSPEIAKKQYDDLALELKQEGINCDFAPVVDLALNPNNFVIVGLERSYGASPNKVVEMARIFCNALHQQGIVCVLKHFPGHGSSSGDSHKGFVDVSLTWQKQELVPYKILIKEGLADMIMTAHVFNKQLDPIYPATLSKKINTDLLRNKIGFKGVIVSDDLQMKAITSQYSLAQAVSLAINAGVDMLIFGNQLAKISLSEVVDCIYRQVQQGKISLDRIYEANLRIKKIQSKL; encoded by the coding sequence ATGAAAAAAATAATAATTTTATTTTTAGCTGTGCTTGTTTTCTATCCTATTATGTGTTTAGCAGAAAATAATATAAAAGATCTTATTGCTAATATGATAATTATTGGATTTGATGGGGATAGAATAAATGGGAAGGAACATTTTCAAAGGATTTTTAATGGATATACTCCAGGTGGAGTGATTTTGTTTGATAGAGATTATCATCATAGAGACAGGGTTAAAAATATACGTTCTCCAAAGCAACTGAAGAATCTTACTAAAGAACTTCGTTTATATGCAGGTAAACCTATCTTAATAGCAGTAGATCAAGAAGGTGGCAAAGTAGCAAGGTTAAAGCCAAGAGACGGTTTTAATGAAACATCTTCTGCTAAATGGATAGGAGAACATTCTCCAGAAATAGCAAAAAAACAATATGATGATTTAGCTCTTGAATTAAAGCAAGAAGGTATAAATTGTGATTTTGCCCCTGTAGTTGACTTGGCTTTGAATCCTAATAATTTTGTGATTGTTGGCTTAGAGCGTTCTTATGGGGCTTCTCCGAATAAAGTTGTGGAGATGGCTAGGATATTTTGTAATGCCTTGCATCAACAAGGTATTGTTTGTGTTTTAAAACACTTTCCAGGACATGGTTCGTCTTCTGGAGATTCCCATAAGGGTTTTGTAGATGTTTCTTTAACTTGGCAAAAACAAGAATTGGTTCCTTATAAAATTTTAATTAAGGAAGGATTAGCAGATATGATAATGACCGCTCATGTATTTAATAAACAACTCGATCCTATATATCCTGCTACCTTATCAAAAAAGATTAATACAGATTTATTGAGGAATAAAATTGGTTTTAAAGGAGTAATAGTTAGTGATGACTTGCAGATGAAAGCAATAACTTCACAATATAGCTTGGCGCAAGCTGTATCCTTGGCTATTAATGCAGGTGTTGATATGCTTATTTTTGGCAATCAACTCGCTAAAATTTCCTTATCAGAAGTAGTAGATTGTATTTATAGACAAGTTCAACAAGGTAAGATTTCCCTTGATCGGATATATGAGGCTAATCTTAGAATAAAAAAGATTCAGTCTAAGTTATGA
- a CDS encoding flagellar export protein FliJ, translating to MPVFKFKLEKLLEIRKQKLEEAQSILAKLKRDYQAEVKLEAKLRSQIFETKRNIFSKKTILPSVLFIHQNYLKGLERKLRVCLERQQILSQELTLWRQEVLKRNKEKKILEKLKQKQWELFWYEQRRKEQKELDDLATLHYQHKMEGSF from the coding sequence ATGCCAGTATTTAAATTTAAATTAGAAAAACTTTTAGAGATTAGAAAACAAAAATTAGAAGAAGCCCAAAGCATTTTGGCAAAGTTAAAGCGAGATTATCAAGCAGAGGTAAAATTAGAAGCAAAATTAAGAAGTCAAATTTTTGAGACTAAAAGAAATATTTTTTCTAAAAAGACAATCTTACCCTCTGTTTTATTTATTCATCAAAATTATTTAAAAGGCTTGGAAAGGAAATTGCGAGTTTGCTTGGAACGGCAACAAATTTTAAGTCAAGAACTTACTTTGTGGAGACAAGAAGTTTTAAAAAGAAATAAAGAAAAGAAAATTTTAGAAAAGTTAAAGCAAAAACAATGGGAACTTTTTTGGTATGAACAAAGACGAAAAGAACAAAAAGAACTCGATGATTTGGCAACGTTGCATTATCAGCATAAAATGGAAGGCTCTTTTTAG
- a CDS encoding MotE family protein: protein MIWQRCIISIKWKALFSLVLALGFLKVLGIIGYIIYPELESKIFVSELQTPPIALAKQDTTSKRESLKKNEKKVSSKELSEEVANLKAKERALAEKEASLRELEAHLNAKLKELRRLQASIKKMLEEANVLKNKKIKHLVDVYSNMKPKQAAQVLETIDEDLAVKILAGMRGRKAGEILSYVKPDKAAKLSEALTRLQTPFGE from the coding sequence ATGATTTGGCAACGTTGCATTATCAGCATAAAATGGAAGGCTCTTTTTAGTTTAGTTCTGGCTTTGGGCTTTTTAAAGGTGTTGGGAATAATAGGATATATTATTTATCCTGAGCTTGAAAGTAAAATTTTTGTTTCTGAGCTTCAAACGCCTCCAATTGCCTTAGCTAAGCAAGATACTACTTCTAAAAGGGAGTCTTTAAAGAAAAATGAAAAAAAAGTTTCTTCAAAAGAGTTGTCAGAAGAGGTAGCTAACTTAAAAGCAAAAGAAAGAGCATTAGCTGAAAAAGAAGCAAGTTTACGAGAGTTAGAGGCCCATCTAAACGCTAAGTTAAAGGAACTAAGACGCTTGCAGGCAAGTATTAAAAAAATGTTAGAAGAAGCTAATGTGTTGAAAAATAAGAAAATCAAGCATTTAGTTGATGTATATTCTAATATGAAACCAAAACAGGCTGCTCAGGTACTGGAAACTATAGATGAAGATTTAGCTGTCAAGATATTGGCTGGGATGAGAGGTAGAAAAGCTGGTGAAATTTTGTCTTATGTAAAACCTGATAAGGCTGCAAAACTGTCAGAAGCCTTGACTAGGTTGCAGACTCCTTTTGGTGAATAG
- the truA gene encoding tRNA pseudouridine(38-40) synthase TruA — protein MTVKLVLAYTGTNYAGWQIQDNAKTVQGELENALQILCGQKVRVHGASRTDAGVHALGQVAHFSPPQKRQHIPWQKALNALLPKDISVLKAEEVNDNFHSRFSAKAKIYSYIFWIEPNFVYPQRLPFVWECGDLDLEAIKGVKDLLVGMHDFGAFMNAGTPVKTTVRTIHWLELNQGFYPQEINLRIKGDGFLKQMVRNIAGLFWLIGKHKVSKDFVFELLENPIRQMWPPTAPAKGLTLEKIFY, from the coding sequence ATGACTGTTAAACTTGTTTTAGCTTATACAGGAACAAATTATGCCGGTTGGCAGATTCAAGATAATGCCAAGACTGTGCAAGGAGAGTTAGAAAATGCCCTTCAAATATTATGTGGACAGAAGGTGAGAGTGCATGGTGCTTCCAGAACAGATGCAGGTGTACATGCTTTAGGGCAGGTAGCTCATTTTAGTCCACCTCAGAAAAGGCAACATATTCCTTGGCAAAAAGCACTGAATGCTCTTTTACCAAAAGATATTTCTGTTCTTAAGGCAGAAGAAGTAAATGATAACTTTCATTCTCGATTTTCTGCAAAGGCAAAGATTTATTCTTATATTTTTTGGATAGAGCCAAATTTTGTTTATCCTCAAAGACTTCCTTTTGTTTGGGAATGTGGTGACTTGGATTTGGAAGCAATAAAAGGGGTAAAAGATTTGTTGGTTGGAATGCATGATTTTGGTGCATTTATGAATGCAGGGACGCCCGTAAAAACTACAGTTAGAACAATACATTGGTTAGAGTTGAACCAAGGTTTTTATCCACAGGAAATTAATCTTAGGATAAAAGGAGATGGTTTTTTAAAGCAAATGGTTAGAAATATTGCTGGTCTTTTTTGGTTAATAGGAAAACACAAAGTTTCTAAAGATTTTGTATTTGAATTGTTAGAAAATCCTATACGCCAAATGTGGCCTCCTACTGCACCTGCAAAAGGGCTTACTTTAGAGAAGATTTTTTATTAA
- a CDS encoding CGGC domain-containing protein produces the protein MKKIGIIRCQKTEAMCPSTSCLHVAKEGKVHFKEIGPAEVIGLVSCGGCPGKEILLRALKMIEKGAEVIALSTCIIGKAPAGKHFACPFLAQIKEMLENEIGNKVTIIYGTH, from the coding sequence ATGAAAAAAATTGGAATTATAAGATGTCAAAAAACAGAAGCAATGTGCCCAAGTACAAGTTGTCTGCACGTAGCTAAAGAAGGAAAAGTTCATTTTAAAGAAATAGGGCCAGCAGAGGTAATTGGTCTTGTGAGTTGTGGAGGATGTCCAGGAAAAGAGATTTTACTCAGAGCATTAAAAATGATTGAAAAAGGAGCAGAAGTTATAGCCCTTTCTACTTGCATTATAGGAAAAGCACCTGCAGGAAAACATTTTGCATGCCCTTTTTTAGCTCAAATTAAAGAAATGCTAGAAAATGAAATAGGAAACAAAGTTACTATCATTTATGGTACCCATTAA